A genomic segment from Mycolicibacterium tusciae JS617 encodes:
- a CDS encoding type II toxin-antitoxin system Phd/YefM family antitoxin: protein MSISASEARQRLFPLLEQVNTDHEPVRITSKGGDAVLMSAADYDSWQETVYLFRSPENARGLMEAVARDKAAHPAPVTDPRQ, encoded by the coding sequence ATGTCCATCAGCGCCAGCGAGGCTCGACAGCGCCTGTTTCCGCTCCTCGAACAGGTCAACACCGACCACGAACCGGTACGCATCACCTCCAAAGGAGGCGATGCCGTCCTCATGTCCGCCGCCGACTACGACTCCTGGCAAGAGACGGTCTACCTATTCCGATCACCCGAGAATGCGCGAGGCCTCATGGAGGCAGTCGCCCGCGACAAAGCCGCGCACCCCGCGCCCGTGACGGATCCGCGACAGTGA